The following is a genomic window from Molothrus ater isolate BHLD 08-10-18 breed brown headed cowbird chromosome 19, BPBGC_Mater_1.1, whole genome shotgun sequence.
tccGGCTCCCTGGGGGCAGCTGGCACGGCGGCACCCGGCACAAGCATCTCTGGCACGGggtccctctgccctgcccacccccgTGCCCCTGCCTTGCTGCCCAGGAGTGCTGGGGGAGCACCCACAGGGTCTGCTGGCTGTCCCGTGTGGTGGGGTCTGCACACACGGTAAGGTCACAGCTCCCGCCCCCCACCCATTAATCCCCCCGGGCAATGCCCCCCTGCATGGGGTGTACCCAGTGCTGCCCTCCCAGTTACACCAGTGCCAAACTGGTGTGACGCTGGAGGAGCGGCCGTGCCgtgccagcctgtccccagctgccggcagagggcagggatgggacactgCGGAGCTGGCACTGAcggggcagggagctggcacccccagctccccaaacCAGCCCCGCCGCCACCCTAATTCCCCGTAAGGTCCTTAACGTAATCCCCCAAAACCGTCCAGCATTCCGCCCGGATTGCCGAGACGGGGCAGGACAGACCCAGGGGGTGCCCGGGGGGGGATCCGGACCTCAGCTggcccctggcagggcacagagacacccccaaaccccagcagaccccctgcccacccccgAGCCCGGCTGTGCCCGCACTGGCGTGGGATGGGGAGCAGCCTTTGCCCCCAAGGTGTGGGGCTGATCCCCCTACGGACCCACCCTGCCCCCGGGTCATTCCCCGGCGTGGACAGACCCCTCCGGGGGTGTCACCTCATCCCAGGCCGCATCCCTACGGGGGGACAGGGTTAAAGCCCGACCCGGTGGCGCGGGGGCTACCTGGGAGGTTCTCGCTCCATTAATTCTGGCACGTGAGGAGAGCAGGACCGGGAAGGGATTAGTTATTAACccgagctgggcaggggctgaggggccGCGGGCCGGGGGGCTCGGCTGCCTCGGGAACCCTCGGCGGGAGCTCCGGGATTGCCACTGCCCCCCCCCCGATCGCCAGCGGCCCCCCTGTGCCAACCGGTGCGTATTTACTTGGCAAAGGAGGTGGAAATGTGCTGACGGCGTCCGCCGGAGCGAGGGGCTCCGCTGGGAACGGCTCCGAGCCCCGGCCGGAGCGGCGGGAGGCTCTGGGAGGGCAGCGGGGACCCCCGGCTCCAGGTCCTTGCCGAGGGAGCCGCGCGGAGCCGGGGCTCAGCCAGCCGTGCCCGCCGTGCCCGCCGTGCCCGCCGCCCGTCCCTGCGGTTCCCGAGGAAAGGTAAGCCTGGAAAAAATGCGTGCTGATGTTTTCGGACAGAGCCTGGCCGGGCTccagtgctggtgctgagcGACAGCGCAGCCCCCCAGTGCGGCCCCAGTGCTGGAAGGACCAGTTCTGCCCAGTTCCAGCACTGGGATCGCGGCTCCCAGCCCAACCAGAGCTCCGGCAGCTAAAATCGGGCTCTGCCCGTGCCGGGAGGTCAGGGCCGGGCACCCCGAGAGGAAACcgagggtggcacagggtgggcatcaccccccagtgaccccacagcctgttggggtttttctgtagGACCTGCCGGGAGCAGGCAATGGGGGCTGGAAACGCGGGCAGGGTCCCGGTGGGAAGGGGGAGCAGAAAACGCCCACAAGGGGTGGAACACGAGGGTCCCCGTGGGGAGGGGGCCGGAATCACCCGCCGTGGGGGGATGGGGGGTTCCCATGGGAAGGGGGTGTGGGAATCACCGCCAAGGACGGGGACACAACAGCAAACGCTGCCCGGCCGCGGGGCAGCCTCGGCGGGACGGGCGCCTGCCGGTGGCCCCAGCGGGGGTCACGGGGGTCTGTGCTGAGTCAGCAGCCGGGAAAGCCTCCGGCGGAAGGAAGCAGCCGATGGAGAGGCCGGGCCGCGCTGTGGGGGCGGCAGGACAAGCGGCCTCCGCTCCCGGCGCCGCTTATCCAAGGCTGAGCCTTTCCCGGAGAGCGAGGGCTGCCCAATCCTGGGGCCAAATccctggggaaactgaggcacgagGGCCGCTGCAGAGCCCCccgcctgccctgccctgccccgtgCGAGGGCAGGGATGATCCAGTCCCAAACACCATCCCGGAGCCGAAGGATCCTTAGGAGGAGGGCGGGAGGGTGGCGGTGTCGCAGCTCTGAGCCCGTCCTGGCCCCGGGGGCTCCGGCGGGCGCTGGTCCTTGAGCCACGGGTGCCGCCGGTTCCGGTGGGAGCCGGTCCTGCCgctggaggctctgctgccctttctCCCCGGATTGTTTTCATCCCAGCCCGGATCGGGGCAGGCCCCGCCGGAGGCACATTGAACTTTCCTCTGCATCCTTCACCCTCTTGCTTCACCCTCCCGAAAtagcagctcctgcctggaaaCCTCTCCCAGGGCTGGCGGGGCCCCGGGGTGCCCCAAATCTCCCAGGGCTTTTCCCCTATCCCCAGGGATCAATGGGGTGATTGTGGGGTCCCCGTCCCAACTCCAGGGTGGCGACCACCCCCGTCGGGACAGGGACCACCAAACCCTGCCAgtgccccgggctggggctgccctggtcCCTGGCCCTCTGCAGAAAGGGCTTTTCTGGGCTTTTCTGGGCTTTTCTGGGGTTTTCTgggtcctgctgccctgccaaggGTTCCGGCTTTATCCATCAGCTGACATTCCTCCGGGAGGCCCCTCCAGGCCGGAGAATCCTTACGCGGTGGGGCCGCCTGTGGAGCGCCACTCCCCGAGCCCACCGGGGCTGGGAGATCCCGGCTGGGTGACACAGACCCCGCTGCTCCGTCCCTTGTCCCCTGAGGgtccttcctgctctgcagcgctcagcagggccaggctgatCCCCCCAGAGCCATCACAGCGATGGCCAGGTGGGCTCACCCCTGcttcccccccagcccaggctttGCCCCCCTCAGCCCCGTCCgtgccccggggcagcccccgcgCTCCGTCCCTTGTGCCCTGAGTGTCGTTCCCGGAGCAGCGCTCGGCcgagccaggctgagccccccagaCCCATCACAGCGATGGCTGAGCCCCGCCAGATTCATCACACCCATGACCAGGTGGGCTCCCCCAGTTCCGCGGgttcttcccccccccccagcccacTCCGTGCCCCGGTGCGGGATCCCCGCCGGTGCGGGACCGCGGTGTCCCCGCCCGGTGCGGCGGGGCAGGTCCGGGCCGGCCCCAATCGCGCTCCCGGGGCTGAGCCGCACCTcggggaggggccgggccgggccgggcaggcgCACGGTGCGGCggcactggggctggctgggctcgGCACGGGGGGAGCGGAGCGCCGGGCACCGGGGGCTGCGGCCGGTGAGCGGGGCGGGCTGCGGGGCGAGCCCTGCGGGACTGGGGGGCAGCGGCAACGCCGACGGGAAGGGACCGAGACCGGGACCGAGAGCCGCCCGCCCCCGCAGCTCCTCCGGCCGGGGATTTGGGGGCGGCTCCGGCGGAGTTTCGGGGCCAGGACCCGGCGGGAGCGCCGGGAAGCACCGGGACAGTGCGGGATGGGGGTGCGGAGGGGCAGAGAAGCGGGACGGGAgtgcggcggcggccgcggcacCGGGCCGGGGGAGCGAGGGAAGCCAACGGGCGATGCGAGGAACCGGGCGGGgttgcaggaggagcagaactCGGGACGCGGGTGCAGCCGCCGGGGGCGCGGGGGAAACCGGGCGGAGGGTGCGGGGTTACCGGGCTGGAGGTGGGCGGGAAACCGGGCTGGGGGACGCGCTGGGAACCGGAGGCGGCGGAGCTCCTGGAACCCGCGGGCACAGCGACTCCTTCCCAGCGTGGTactgggggtccctgtccccgtcccagGCCGGGGGGTGCCCGGTTCGGGGTGACCATCAGGGCACCGGGGCTCCCGGCCCCGGCATGTCCTTGCTGGGGTCTCCTCCCCGCTTCCTCCCCCAGCAGTGAGGCTGCGGCTTCCTTACTGCTCCTCTTCCCCGTGCCCACCATGAGGTGGCAGGAATGGGGTGGCAAcggtggggacagggactgggactCCGTGTCGTGCCGTGCCATGCTGTGCCGTGACgtgccaggctgtggctgtcTACGTgccagcaggctggacatgcGACCTGCACTGGGCTAGTGCCCAAAACCAGAGGGAAGTGGGACAGAAGTGGAAAAAGGAACGTGGTGCATGCAGGGACAAGGCAaggggacagctctgtcccccAGTATCCCCTCTGCCATCTGGGCTGGGCTCATGTTTGGTGTTCCCAGGCACGGTGCTGCTCCTGACACTGGAGGAAGGGATCAGGagaattcccagagaattcCCATGTTGGGAGGGATCAtacagggcacagaggggctgagccCCTCCTCAGCTGCCGCCAACCTCCAGCCAATGTGGCTGCCTGGTCCCATCTGGAGTTCCATGGCCGCGTTGggtgagctgagctgtgccagcagggcgGAGCTCCCCGGGACCCCACTGCTCACCCTGGGACATCCAATGGGGACCACGGCAGGGTTGCTCTGGGTGGGAGCTgatccccagccccagcccctgtgtcctGACTCCGCTGTGTCCCACAGGGTCCCTGGATGCCACAGAGCAGGATGGGCACCACGGCcgtgctgctggccctgctccccacagccactGCTCAGCCCACGCCACCCCCGGGCTGCGGCCACGACCTCTCCTCCCTCTACTACAACCTCTGTGACCTCTCGGCGGGCTGGGGCATCGGGGTGGAAGCAGTGGCCAGCCTGGGCGTGGTGACCACCTTCGTGCTCACCATCGTGCTGGTGGCCAGCCTGCCCTTCGTGCAGGACCACCAGAAGAAGAGCTTGGTGGCCACGCAGGTCTTCTTCCTTCTGGGCACCTTCGGCCTCTTCTGCCTGACCTTCGACTTCATCGTGGGGCCGGATTTCTCCACCTGCACCTCCCGCCGCTTCCTCTTCGGCGTCCTCTTCGCcatctgcttctcctgcctgctggcccACGCCATGGCCCTCAACTTCCTGGCACGGCGCAACCGAGCCCCACGGGGCTGGGTGACGCTGGCGactgccctgtccctggccTCGGTCGAGGTCATCATCAATGCCGAGTGGCTCCTCATCACGGTGGCGCGGCGCGAGGGTGGCCCTGCAGACCCCTGCCAGCTGGCGGGCGCCGACTTCGTCATGGCGCTCATCTACGTCATGGCCCTGCTGGTGGCCGCCTTCGGCACCGCCTGGCCCACGCTCTGCGGCCGCTACGGCCGCTGGCGCAAGCACGGCGCCTTCATCCTGGCCACCACCGGCCTGTCGGCGGCCATCTGGCTGGCGTGGACCATCATGTACCTGTATGGGAACCGGCGTGCCGGCCGCGCGCCCGGCTGGGATGACCCCACGCTGGCCATCGCGCTGGTGTGCAACGCCGCCgccttcctgctgctctacGCCATCCCCGAGGTGACGCATGTGACGCGGCGCAGCCCCGAGCAGGCCTTCGAGGGCGATGGCTACCCCACGCGGGGAGTGGGCTACGAGACCATCCTCAAGGAGCAGAAGTCGCAGAGCATGTTCATGGAGAACAAGGCCTTCTCCATGGATGAGCCATCCTTTGGTAGGCGCCAGGGCTCGCCAGGGACCTTCTCGCCCCGTGGCAGGGCGGGCACCGTCCTCTTGGGGACCCTGGGGATGTCCCCACGGGGGATGGTAGTGGAGGGTGGGTGATGAGACGTCTGGCAGTGACCTGCCCGGCGCTGGCGCCTGCTGCTGTTGTGGCTCCCCAGAACTGGCCGGGCTGGGTGTACCAGTttgggctgagcccagcagccacagggagctccctccctccctccccagcgTGGGGTGCCTGCGGCTCCTGCCCCTCCGCCCCAGGCCCACGAGACCCTGCAATAACACGGGGTGGTGACAGTCCCAGTGGGGATTGTGGGCAGGCATGCCAGGTGTCTGCTCCTCATGGGGGAGGGATGGTCCccctgagcagcacctgcaccaGAGAGACCCTACAATAACAAGCCATGGCCAGGCAGCAGCGAtgccatccctggggacaggagtgTCCTGCGGGAaaggcaggcagctgctgagtcAGCTCGTTAAACCTGCTAACGAGGTACAGGGAGCCCCAGTGGGGTGGCACTGGCTCCATGGTGACTGTCCCCGTGTCTCAGCAGCCAAGAAGCCGGTGTCCCCATACAGTGGCTACAATGGCCAGCTGCTGACCAGCGTCTACCAGCCCACCGAGATGGCTCTGATGCACAAGGGGATGGTGAGTGTGACACCAGCGGTGGCCACATCCTGCCAGGAATGACAGGAATGGGGGACAGGGTGTGGGTGGGGTGTTCCTGTCACCCCTGCGTCCCAATGACTGCTCTAACACGGTGGGGACCTTCCAAGCCTTCCACCCCCGGGATCCCATGGGCTGGGGCGTTCCCGGTGCTGTGACCTCCCACCCCCGTGTCTGCCCCTCAGAGTGAAGGTCCCTACGATGTGATCCTGCCCCGTGCCTCCACCAGCCCcatgcctggcagtgccagctccacGCTCCGAGCCGAGGACGCCTTCGCGGCGCAGGCGCGGCACTCCAGCATCCCGAGGGACACCCGCGGCTGCCAGGTGGGTGAACGGTGGCTGCAGCGGGGGCAAAGTCCGGCCCTGCCATGGTGACGGGGCTGCCCggcacccagagcccccctCGGTGGGTCAGGGTACACTGCCGTGGTCCTGGTGCCACCCTGTCCTGGTGCCACCCCGCTGTGCCCACAGGTGCAGTCCCCGTACAGCAGGAACCGCTGGTGAAGCCCCCGTGACGCAGGTCCCGCAGCGCCGGCACAGCCAGGGGCTcgcccagccccatcccaccctgaCTGACGTGTGAATGCCACCCCGTGAGGTGTGAATGCCACCCCATGAGGTGTGAATGCCACCCCGGCTGGCAGCCAGAGCCGATTCCTGCCCGTGGGATGCCTGGACAAGGCCCCAGAGCCAGTGCTCCCACCTGCCCATCCCACCTGGCCATGGACCCCTGATCCCTGCCTCAAGGACTGGCTCCCGTGAGGACACCCCCGGTTGTCACCTTCGTGATGCACAGacccctctgcctcccccaggcCACGGACCCTCCAAAGCTGGGGAGCCCGTGGGACCCcacccagggcacccccagcaccgagcccctggccctgcactgaccccccccagcctggggacccCGAGCTGAGCTGGCCCATCCCACCTCAGGGCACAAGGGGACAccaagctgtccccagctctgtgcctctgtttcCCCGTTGCTGGGGGAGGGGGATCAGTGccttgctggggctggggaccagCCCCCCACAGCTCTGGCCGCTTTCTCGGTGCCTTTCCCCCCTTGCAGGTagtggggagggagctgggcccCTCGCCCTCCTTGTGGCTTTCTCTGCCaagtttccttttcatttttttcaggtcGCCCCAATAAAGGTGGTTTTTCCTATGATGCTGTCACAGGATGCTGGGTGGGGGtcctgggtgctgctcccaCGGGCTCAGCCCCATGCCCCCCATTCAGGGGAGGGACATGAGAGAGCACAGGGGGGCTCCGGGCAGGGTCCACGGCACCCCCATCCCCCAGGCGGGGCCGGGATGCCGTGGGCAGATGGGCTGCCGGGCAGGAGGTGGCACGGCACGGAGGACGTGCCAAGGTCGCGGTGGTTTTCCCGCTCGGATTGCCTTCCCCTCCAGAGCCATTTCTCCTCCTCCGGGCAGGAAGCCTGCGGCCAGCAGTGCCATGAATTATTCAGGGCTGGAACGGCCCGGTGGGGGCAGCGGGTGCCCGGGTCTCCTTGAGCCGGAGCCGGGATGGCGGAGCCGGGGCCGCCGGTGGCCACGAGTGCCCTGCACGGTGTCCGCACAAGGGACACACAGCGGGAGGGTGGCACTCGCCACGTCCCGGCCGTGCCTTTAGCTGGCACAGACCCACGCTCCCGGCTGCGGGGACACGGCCGCGGTGTTGGCAGCGGGATGTGGCCGTGCCCCCCGGGCTGTGCTGCGTCAGCCGTGTTTACCTGGCACCTGTGTTTACCTGGTGCCGAGCGGCAGCGGGGACattgcccagcagcaccaggcactcGGTGTCACCAGGGCCACTGTCACCACAGCACACACGCCTTCCCTCCCACCGCCCGCGGCACCGCACGGCACAGCGCAAAGTCACCCCCCAAGGGCACCTCCACCTTCCCCGGGACAGCAAAGCCACCCGACAAACAGGGTGCAGGGACTGCCGCGCTCAGGGGTGGCAGGGGACAgcggagcggccccgcggccgTGCCCAGCCCCTCCGGAAGCGCGGATCCCACCGGCCCCGCCAGCGCCGGCCGCagcgcggggcggccccgctccAACAGGGAACGCTTTGTGCCGCCGGGGCCGCGGAACAGCGCAGCCTTTGTCCGGCCAGGTGAGGCAGGCACGGCTGCGCCGagccgggagcagccccggaGCCTGCCCGGAGCCGGGGGCTGCCCGGGGGTGGTGGCAGGTGGCACCGGGGTGGCGGGGACGTGCCAGCACACCTGGCACCGGGGTCACCGTGACCAGGGCCAGGCAGAGAcacgggcagggctgtgtgtggctgcagccctggggctcgAGCAGGGTCACCAATAGTGACAATAAAGGCAAGTGACACCATGCATGGCAGTCCTGTGGCACGCTccatgtccccagcactgcctctttCTCCTTCCACCGGTGCTGAGCCAGGCACTGGGGTCTCCTCACGGCTGAGGAACGAGGCTCCTGCCCcaccagagccctgccagggccagctcgtggtgacagtgacatgcctggcactgccatctgccagcagagcagtgtcccTCAGGAAGCCCTCAGGAGCCCCTCAGGAAGCCCTCAGGAACGGGAAGCACAGACACGCTCACACCACCGGCACCTTTTACTCCAAGCAAGtccatggcacagcagggacgcgctgcagtgctgagctgtgcagtgtggagctgtggggctcagcagtgacacagggacaccaggacaaTGTCCCCCTGGAGTCCCAGGACCtcagcccggcccagcccgggcGCGCTCCCGCTCCAGCTGTTTGCGCCTCTGGATGTCCCGGTAGGCGCGGATGACGCGGGCTCGCTCCTCCTCCAGGATGCGCCGGCGAGCCATGGACACCaccggggacactggggacacgggggacgCCTGGCTCCGGCCCAGGCGAGgtgtcaggaggagctgcttccgtccagcctgcaggcagagatggcacagctcaggggggAAGGGTGAGACACCAGCACTGAGCTCCAAGGAGCCATCACCGGCTTGCTGAGGCCACCACTGCCCTCCCAGGTACCCAAGGGGtgggtggcactgtccccagagCTCACCTGCTCAGCAGGACCCTGTCCCCTGGGCCGGGAGGTGATGGTGGGCGGCTGTGTCACCACCTCTCCAAAGGGCACCGTGTCTGCAAGGGAATGGGGGTCAGTGGGGGACCCTCGgggtgccctgcccagctcccccatgtgctgcccccagggctggggtcacCTCAGCCCCCCCACTCCCTTCTCACCTTGCATCATGTTCTTCTCCAGCATagcctccttcttctcctccttcttctttcGAGCTTTCTCCAGCTTCCTTTTCTGAAACCTGAAGAGCCACATTAcagctggggctcagggggggacagggagcaaGCAGTGAGTCCCCACCCCACGggagccccccaaatcccacagctTTNNNNNNNNNNNNNNNNNNNNNNNNNNNNNNNNNNNNNNNNNNNNNNNNNNNNNNNNNNNNNNNNNNNNNNNNNNNNNNNNNNNNNNNNNNNNNNNNNNNNGGGTGTGACCCGATCCAGCATCCCTTGGGAacatcccagcaccccaaaaaccgGCCCAAAACCCACTCAGGGCTTGGCAGGAccgggatggggatggggacagtgacaggaggGGGATGGAGATGGCGACAGGATGGGGACGGCgatggggacagtgacaggtTGGGGacgggaatggggacaggatggggatggggacagtggcaggacggggatggggatggggacagtgacagtaacaggatggggatggggagagtGACGGGATGGGGAtaggatggggatggggacaggatggggttGGGGACAGTGGCAGGATGGGACAGtagcaggatggggatggggacagtgacaggatggggatggagatggggacaggatAGGGACAGTGACAgaatgaggatgaggatggggacagtgacagcatGGGGTTCCTTCTCCTCACCACCCCCCCCAAGGATTCTGCGCGGCGTTTTGGGGCGGTTTGCCCGGCTTTGGGGTTTTCAGCGGGATCGAAGCTCTCTCTTGTGGCAGAACCGCTCCATTACAGCCCTGCCCGGGTTACCGAGCGCTGGCATCGCCCAGGGCTCCCTGGGACTGAACCTCGGACGGATCATCCCCGGAGGGGTTCTGCGGCTCGGGGACCTGCCAGCAGCCCGCCCTGCTCCCCGTGCCCGGCAGCTCCCAGCCGTGCCGGCTCCGGGGGGCTGGAGGTGCCCGAAATCCCACCGCAGCCGCAGCCGGTCCCGTTCGTAccggggctgagcccctgcccgcTCATCGCAGCCACCACCGCCACCCGAAGCTTTTTGTCCGCCGCCCGCGCCGTAGGAAATAAAGCCCCGGATGCGGAAGTGCCACGCTCATTTCCGGTTTGTTCTCAGCGGTTGCGGGTGAGCGATGGCGGCcggggggacccgggggggGACCT
Proteins encoded in this region:
- the GPRC5C gene encoding LOW QUALITY PROTEIN: G-protein coupled receptor family C group 5 member C (The sequence of the model RefSeq protein was modified relative to this genomic sequence to represent the inferred CDS: inserted 5 bases in 4 codons; deleted 1 base in 1 codon) translates to MGWQRWGQGLGXPCRAVPCCAVTCQAVAVYVPAGWTCDLHWASAQNQREVGQKWKKERGAXQGQGKGTALSPSIPSAIWAGLMFGVPXGTVLLLTLEEGIGEFPENSHVGRDHTGHRGAEPLLSCRQPPANXGCLVPSGVPWPRWGPWMPQSRMGTTAVLLALLPTATAQPTPPPGCGHDLSSLYYNLCDLSAGWGIGVEAVASLGVVTTFVLTIVLVASLPFVQDHQKKSLVATQVFFLLGTFGLFCLTFDFIVGPDFSTCTSRRFLFGVLFAICFSCLLAHAMALNFLARRNRAPRGWVTLATALSLASVEVIINAEWLLITVARREGGPADPCQLAGADFVMALIYVMALLVAAFGTAWPTLCGRYGRWRKHGAFILATTGLSAAIWLAWTIMYLYGNRRAGRAPGWDDPTLAIALVCNAAAFLLLYAIPEVTHVTRRSPEQAFEGDGYPTRGVGYETILKEQKSQSMFMENKAFSMDEPSFAKKPVSPYSGYNGQLLTSVYQPTEMALMHKGMSEGPYDVILPRASTSPMPGSASSTLRAEDAFAAQARHSSIPRDTRGCQVQSPYSRNRW
- the LOC118700358 gene encoding coiled-coil domain-containing protein 137-like, with translation MWLFRFQKRKLEKARKKKEEKKEAMLEKNMMQDTVPFGEVVTQPPTITSRPRGQGPAEQAGRKQLLLTPRLGRSQASPVSPVSPVVSMARRRILEEERARVIRAYRDIQRRKQLERERARAGPG